In Pleurocapsa sp. PCC 7319, the following are encoded in one genomic region:
- a CDS encoding SDR family NAD(P)-dependent oxidoreductase — MFVGIDEQLEKRIGSNSLDILVNNAGVIEFGTVENSSEEAFDKVFSVNVKGTYFVTQQALKRMPNGGRIINTTSTAARITEPEYGIYSMSKGTIEVFTKTLAKELGSRNIAVNAISPGWIETDLNRDFWRENPEVPAQAARMSTLKRTGTVLDIAGIAVFLASTEASFITGQIVEASGGYYL, encoded by the coding sequence TTGTTTGTAGGAATAGATGAGCAATTAGAAAAGCGAATAGGTAGTAATTCCCTTGATATTCTGGTTAACAATGCAGGTGTGATTGAGTTTGGCACTGTAGAGAATAGTTCAGAAGAAGCCTTTGATAAAGTGTTTTCCGTAAATGTTAAAGGTACTTATTTTGTTACTCAGCAAGCTTTAAAAAGAATGCCCAATGGCGGACGGATTATTAATACTACCTCTACTGCTGCAAGAATTACCGAACCTGAATATGGAATTTATTCTATGTCAAAAGGAACAATTGAAGTTTTTACTAAAACCTTAGCCAAAGAATTAGGTTCTCGAAATATTGCCGTTAATGCCATTTCTCCAGGATGGATTGAAACCGATCTTAACCGAGATTTCTGGCGAGAAAATCCAGAAGTACCAGCACAAGCTGCTCGTATGTCTACTTTAAAAAGAACTGGAACAGTATTAGATATAGCTGGTATTGCCGTATTTTTAGCATCAACTGAAGCTAGTTTTATCACAGGACAAATTGTAGAAGCTAGTGGCGGTTATTATCTCTAA
- a CDS encoding nuclear transport factor 2 family protein: MKSQETILARVKQWEAAWNVGSDEFSMDRFKDLYVKDESLVAYDLTSPQTPSILRGYEQYVRVWQPFMQAYSPWNIKINDDLVIHAGDEISVATFTWKAWGTVKADGQEISTELHATLVFENHNGIWQIVHEHISTPVRDNASIV; the protein is encoded by the coding sequence ATGAAATCTCAAGAAACGATATTAGCAAGAGTAAAACAGTGGGAAGCAGCCTGGAATGTCGGTAGCGATGAGTTTTCAATGGATCGTTTTAAAGATCTATATGTCAAGGATGAAAGCCTTGTTGCTTACGATCTAACTTCTCCTCAAACTCCAAGCATTCTTCGCGGTTATGAGCAGTATGTTCGAGTTTGGCAGCCTTTTATGCAAGCATATTCACCTTGGAATATAAAAATAAATGACGATCTTGTTATTCATGCTGGAGATGAAATAAGCGTAGCTACTTTTACTTGGAAAGCTTGGGGAACAGTGAAAGCCGACGGTCAAGAAATTTCTACCGAACTTCATGCCACTCTTGTCTTTGAAAATCATAACGGTATATGGCAAATCGTACACGAACATATTTCTACTCCCGTTCGAGATAATGCCTCAATTGTTTGA
- a CDS encoding SDR family oxidoreductase, which produces MNIQNQNKVALITGANKGLGFGIARKLGKQGITVLIGARNQEQGKKAVEKLRFEEIEAHFIKLDVSDWQSHLTSLDRTSIESAYNAIAEQYGKLDILVNNAGVNLEFSAGLPAPSQVSLDVLKQTFEINYFGVVAVTQAMLPLVHKSDAGRIVNISSDMASLTLHQDPNFKFYNYKQLAYDSSKTAVNAFTVHLAHELKDTNIKVNSAHPGWVKTDMGTDAGELSIEEGAATPVWLATLPEEGATGGYFDEKQQPMPW; this is translated from the coding sequence ATGAACATACAGAATCAAAACAAGGTAGCCTTAATTACTGGCGCAAATAAAGGGCTTGGATTCGGAATAGCCAGAAAACTAGGCAAACAAGGTATTACAGTCTTAATTGGGGCGCGTAACCAAGAACAAGGCAAAAAAGCAGTTGAAAAATTGAGGTTTGAAGAGATTGAAGCACATTTTATCAAACTAGACGTAAGCGATTGGCAAAGCCACCTTACTTCGCTAGATCGCACTTCGATTGAATCGGCTTATAATGCGATCGCCGAGCAATATGGCAAACTAGATATCTTGGTTAACAATGCAGGAGTTAACTTAGAATTTTCGGCAGGTTTACCCGCACCAAGTCAAGTAAGTCTCGATGTTCTCAAACAAACCTTTGAGATTAATTATTTTGGAGTTGTCGCTGTCACTCAAGCAATGCTGCCGTTAGTTCACAAATCTGATGCTGGCAGAATTGTTAATATCTCTAGCGATATGGCTTCTTTGACTCTACATCAAGACCCCAATTTTAAGTTTTACAATTACAAACAACTTGCTTATGATTCATCCAAAACAGCAGTAAACGCTTTTACTGTTCATTTAGCACACGAATTAAAAGACACCAACATTAAAGTTAATTCCGCTCATCCTGGTTGGGTTAAGACTGATATGGGAACAGATGCAGGAGAGTTAAGCATAGAAGAAGGTGCAGCAACACCAGTTTGGTTAGCAACATTACCTGAAGAGGGAGCAACTGGTGGTTATTTTGATGAAAAGCAACAACCTATGCCTTGGTAA
- a CDS encoding MBL fold metallo-hydrolase: MANLQQKRSENVDGDFYVDRSCINCDTCRWMAPNIYRQEGSKSAVYHQPSNPDERIQALEALLACPTASIGTIEKPQEIKQVQSRFPLLIADNVYHCGYHSESSFGAASYLIRRPEGNILVDSPRFAPPLVKQIEQMGGVKYLYLTHRDDVADHRKFNDHFGCDKPDGIAMQRILHQDEISQSTKDVEIVLTGTDNYQLADDLLVIVVPGHTKGHTILLYDNKFLFTGDHLAWSDKEHQLIAFRRACWYSWTELTKSMAKLTNYNFEWVLPGHGRRYHADAQKMQQELVKCLEWMQEVA; encoded by the coding sequence ATGGCTAACTTACAACAAAAACGCTCCGAAAATGTTGACGGTGATTTTTATGTCGATCGCTCTTGTATCAACTGCGATACCTGTCGTTGGATGGCTCCTAATATTTACCGTCAGGAAGGTTCTAAATCTGCTGTATACCATCAACCAAGCAATCCAGATGAACGTATTCAAGCATTGGAAGCACTGCTAGCCTGTCCGACAGCTTCGATTGGTACGATCGAGAAACCCCAAGAAATCAAGCAGGTACAGTCGAGATTTCCGCTTTTAATAGCTGACAATGTCTATCATTGTGGCTATCACTCAGAATCTTCTTTTGGTGCTGCAAGTTACTTAATTCGACGTCCCGAAGGGAATATTTTGGTAGATTCCCCTCGTTTCGCCCCCCCATTGGTCAAGCAAATTGAACAAATGGGAGGAGTTAAATATCTGTATCTTACCCATCGCGATGATGTTGCCGACCATCGTAAATTTAATGACCATTTTGGTTGCGATAAGCCTGACGGCATAGCTATGCAACGCATTTTGCATCAAGATGAGATTTCTCAATCTACAAAAGATGTAGAAATTGTTTTAACTGGTACGGATAATTATCAGTTAGCTGACGATCTGCTAGTTATTGTCGTCCCTGGTCATACTAAAGGACATACGATTTTACTGTACGATAACAAATTCTTATTTACTGGCGATCATTTGGCATGGTCTGATAAAGAACATCAGCTAATCGCTTTTCGTCGTGCTTGTTGGTATTCGTGGACGGAGTTAACCAAATCGATGGCAAAGCTAACTAACTACAATTTTGAATGGGTGTTACCAGGTCATGGCAGACGCTATCATGCAGATGCTCAAAAAATGCAGCAGGAATTAGTAAAATGCCTTGAATGGATGCAGGAGGTGGCATGA
- a CDS encoding VOC family protein, whose translation MQIDHVMLSVPNYQETLQWYQEKFGATIEKEWTVDEFPDLQLAYLDVRGFRIEVVGTTQARSGMPKMSDFGEALRTTGVGHFCFRVDSVDDAIAELNKKGVPTFIEAFDAPQVGVRVGFVKDNNGNIIEFSGAMNSAQ comes from the coding sequence ATGCAAATTGACCACGTAATGCTTAGCGTTCCCAACTATCAAGAAACGCTTCAATGGTATCAAGAAAAATTCGGTGCAACCATAGAAAAAGAATGGACTGTAGATGAATTCCCCGATTTACAACTAGCTTATCTAGATGTTCGAGGTTTTCGGATTGAAGTTGTAGGTACGACTCAAGCGCGTTCGGGAATGCCCAAGATGTCAGATTTTGGAGAAGCTTTACGCACAACAGGCGTGGGACATTTTTGCTTTCGAGTAGATAGCGTTGATGATGCGATCGCGGAATTAAATAAAAAAGGCGTACCAACATTTATCGAAGCATTTGATGCACCTCAAGTTGGGGTAAGAGTTGGCTTTGTCAAAGACAATAACGGCAATATAATTGAGTTCTCAGGTGCAATGAATTCTGCTCAATAA
- a CDS encoding oxidoreductase translates to MTNIETKKVLITGVSSGLGRALAQKILERGGCVAGTLRDKSQMSEFEALAPGRAVAVEMDITNPEQVKVGVEKAITTFGQIDVLANNAGHGLVGAIEETSDLEAQRMLDTNFLGNLRVTRAILPQMRQQKSGHIINYSAIGGFTGFPGLGVYSAAKAAVDIMGEALAAEVKPLGINVTILTVGIFRTDFAGRSLQHTEQVLDDYQETPAGKFRGFIDNLSGNQPNDPELAAEAIIKLIESDKPPLHLALGNDAIKTIQDKIERLQQDVRAWQEVSASTAY, encoded by the coding sequence ATGACAAATATTGAAACAAAAAAAGTCTTAATTACTGGTGTTTCTTCAGGTTTGGGTCGGGCTTTAGCTCAGAAAATTTTAGAACGGGGTGGCTGTGTTGCTGGTACTCTGCGAGACAAGTCACAGATGAGTGAATTTGAAGCACTTGCTCCAGGACGTGCAGTCGCAGTAGAAATGGATATTACCAATCCCGAACAAGTTAAGGTTGGAGTGGAAAAAGCGATCACCACTTTTGGTCAGATTGATGTATTGGCTAACAATGCGGGACACGGTTTAGTAGGTGCAATTGAAGAAACTAGCGATCTCGAAGCTCAACGAATGCTCGATACCAATTTTTTGGGTAATCTGAGAGTTACTCGCGCCATACTTCCGCAGATGCGCCAACAAAAAAGTGGTCACATTATTAATTATTCAGCTATTGGTGGTTTTACTGGCTTTCCCGGTCTTGGGGTATACAGTGCAGCTAAAGCAGCTGTAGATATTATGGGGGAAGCTTTAGCAGCAGAAGTTAAACCGTTGGGAATCAATGTCACTATTTTAACCGTAGGTATATTTCGGACTGATTTTGCAGGACGCTCTTTACAGCATACAGAACAAGTCTTAGATGACTACCAAGAAACCCCCGCAGGTAAATTTCGAGGATTTATCGATAATCTTTCAGGAAATCAGCCCAACGATCCCGAGCTAGCAGCCGAGGCAATAATCAAGCTGATTGAATCGGACAAACCACCGTTGCACTTAGCTTTAGGTAATGATGCGATTAAAACGATTCAGGATAAAATCGAACGTTTGCAGCAAGATGTTAGAGCTTGGCAAGAAGTTTCTGCTTCTACAGCTTATTAA
- a CDS encoding VOC family protein, with amino-acid sequence MKFEYTYTRLNVANYQVCKEFYRDILGFEVIFTDDKEEYTELATGQTQITIFNRQKLGTFVNASENISYDPNYAGVVLSFQCLGF; translated from the coding sequence ATGAAATTTGAATATACATATACGCGCTTAAATGTCGCTAACTATCAAGTCTGTAAAGAGTTTTACCGCGATATATTGGGATTTGAAGTTATCTTTACCGATGATAAGGAAGAATATACCGAACTAGCTACAGGTCAAACTCAGATTACTATCTTCAACCGTCAGAAATTGGGAACTTTTGTTAATGCGTCTGAAAATATTAGTTATGACCCTAACTATGCAGGAGTGGTATTAAGCTTTCAGTGTCTTGGTTTTTAA
- a CDS encoding SDR family oxidoreductase, producing MTKPNILVLGATGKVGGEVINQLQNNKDINVVAATRSSDKAKAFKDKSIDSVILDLDNPETIAPALKNIDRALLLTGYTVDMLRQSKRFLDTAKQTGVKHIVHIGASTAPTNEVAHWGWHQFIESYIEKLGFGYTHLRPEAFMQNLFGFGWLNNGVITNYIGNARWSWIDCYDLAAVVVQTLLHPDKYAGQTIPLGYDAKTMDEVAQILTEVVGQPFKIEAHPTKEFLNNALQEGVEGVYPNAYMKCVYTQFELNVADKIPEADRTFNNFEAIVGRKPNTWKDFAVNYREQLTKYERQI from the coding sequence ATGACCAAACCAAATATTTTGGTTCTTGGTGCTACGGGGAAAGTTGGTGGTGAAGTAATAAATCAGCTACAAAATAATAAAGATATTAATGTAGTAGCTGCTACTCGTTCTTCAGACAAAGCCAAAGCGTTTAAAGACAAAAGCATTGACAGCGTAATTTTAGACTTAGATAATCCAGAAACGATCGCCCCTGCACTGAAAAATATAGACAGAGCATTATTACTAACCGGCTACACCGTTGATATGCTTAGACAAAGCAAGCGATTTCTCGATACAGCCAAACAAACAGGAGTCAAACACATCGTTCACATCGGCGCATCTACCGCACCTACTAATGAAGTGGCTCATTGGGGATGGCATCAATTTATTGAGTCATATATTGAAAAACTAGGCTTTGGCTACACCCATCTACGTCCCGAAGCCTTCATGCAAAACCTATTTGGCTTTGGTTGGCTCAATAATGGGGTAATTACTAACTATATTGGTAATGCTCGTTGGAGTTGGATCGATTGTTATGACTTGGCTGCGGTGGTAGTGCAAACTTTATTACATCCAGACAAATATGCGGGTCAAACTATACCTCTTGGTTACGATGCCAAAACAATGGACGAGGTAGCTCAAATTCTCACAGAAGTTGTCGGACAACCATTTAAGATCGAAGCTCATCCGACCAAAGAGTTTTTAAACAATGCTCTACAAGAGGGAGTAGAAGGAGTCTATCCTAATGCCTATATGAAATGTGTGTATACTCAATTCGAGTTAAACGTAGCCGATAAAATCCCCGAAGCCGATCGCACTTTCAATAATTTTGAAGCCATAGTAGGACGCAAACCAAATACCTGGAAAGATTTTGCCGTAAACTATCGCGAACAACTTACCAAATACGAGCGTCAAATATAG
- a CDS encoding type II toxin-antitoxin system Phd/YefM family antitoxin: protein MTQVDITQAKTNLAKLLDMAIEGEEITIVRDNKPVAKISPVKRPLKRGSAKGKVWMSDDFDEPLEDFKDYI, encoded by the coding sequence ATGACTCAGGTAGATATAACTCAAGCTAAAACAAATTTAGCAAAATTATTAGACATGGCGATTGAGGGTGAAGAAATTACAATTGTTCGGGACAATAAGCCAGTAGCAAAGATTTCACCAGTAAAACGTCCTTTGAAAAGAGGTAGTGCAAAAGGTAAGGTTTGGATGAGTGATGATTTCGATGAGCCTTTAGAAGACTTTAAAGACTATATTTGA
- a CDS encoding MAPEG family protein, with translation MDSWKIYGLTVVVLFLKMFAVVLVQGYERYKHRGFDNPEDAAMFDKLFGSKPDATKQGELVDRAQSVLRNDGENIPIFLFIAIAYIQLDCWSRGVEIYLPLFVIGRIAHTISYLKALQPWRNLSYQLGLWVTFAMAGHIVWQSTFAAN, from the coding sequence ATGGATAGTTGGAAAATTTATGGACTGACGGTGGTGGTGCTGTTTTTAAAAATGTTCGCAGTGGTTTTAGTCCAGGGATATGAACGATATAAACATCGCGGTTTTGACAATCCCGAAGATGCAGCAATGTTTGATAAATTGTTTGGTTCTAAGCCTGATGCTACAAAACAAGGTGAACTAGTTGATCGAGCCCAAAGTGTACTGCGTAATGATGGTGAAAATATTCCCATTTTCCTATTTATAGCGATCGCCTATATACAATTAGATTGTTGGTCAAGAGGAGTTGAGATTTATCTACCACTATTTGTAATCGGCAGAATCGCTCATACGATTAGCTATCTAAAAGCACTTCAGCCCTGGCGTAACTTATCATATCAGTTGGGGCTTTGGGTGACATTTGCCATGGCAGGACATATTGTTTGGCAATCTACTTTTGCAGCTAATTAA
- a CDS encoding Uma2 family endonuclease, with the protein MTTTTQKMSLEEFLAYDDGTDNLYELENGELIWMPSESEINRRIAMFLLAYLLQQGIPSYRLTMKTEIAVSGARVSVRLPDLLVLSEELATVLEGATRSIILMDMPPPILAVEVVSPNQEKRDYRYKRSEYAARGISEYWIVDAIQQKVTILELVEGFYEEKVYRGSDRIYSPLLAQNDLTADRVLQRG; encoded by the coding sequence ATGACCACTACCACTCAGAAAATGTCTCTAGAAGAGTTCCTTGCTTATGATGATGGCACGGATAATTTATACGAACTAGAAAATGGAGAATTAATCTGGATGCCTTCGGAGAGCGAAATTAATCGCCGAATTGCCATGTTTTTGCTAGCATATTTGCTCCAACAGGGTATTCCTTCTTATCGACTGACCATGAAAACAGAGATAGCCGTTAGTGGGGCAAGAGTATCTGTACGCTTACCAGATTTACTTGTGTTATCCGAGGAATTGGCGACGGTACTCGAAGGTGCGACTAGATCGATTATCTTAATGGATATGCCACCACCTATTCTGGCTGTAGAAGTTGTCAGTCCTAATCAAGAAAAGCGAGATTATCGTTACAAGCGCAGTGAGTACGCAGCCAGAGGAATTAGCGAATATTGGATCGTAGATGCAATTCAACAGAAAGTAACAATTTTGGAATTGGTTGAAGGTTTTTATGAGGAAAAAGTTTATCGAGGTAGCGATCGCATTTACTCACCTTTATTAGCACAAAACGATTTAACAGCCGATCGAGTATTACAAAGAGGATAA
- a CDS encoding IS4 family transposase yields the protein MNQTKNLITEKCDFGDQRLTKRAMFIESRLSLKYGKPLSAIFERASDLKRAYEFFANPKTSLNSVCQPYHLQTAEQIKELSIVLAVGDTTYLDYKKIREKRAEYGPIGNGGNGLILHSTLAVNGENGQPIGLLTEKLWHRNHEESKSLTQKQKQKKQAEARRRPIEQKESYKWIEALQSVQKLLEKSEPESISTKVIHVFDREGDIAEVFEQVSQTANTGLVVRAAHNRALSESNSYLWSWLPSQSIKMEVAVELAKTPNRKERTATLAIRYAPIKLRSPARMKEPEYFEVYGVYAVEIDPPEGCEPVEWMILTSEPVTNGEQAQTILRWYTYRWRIEEYHKILKSGCKAESYRLSGDSMQVLLGFLTNIAAQLLKMTYVHRTKPDAPASSILNQVQIEVLAAKFGKSVTAVDLTVAWAIQAVARLGGYLSHRRKSNIGITVLWRGFLELQSLCEGWQLRSPG from the coding sequence ATGAATCAGACCAAAAATTTAATAACCGAAAAATGTGACTTTGGAGATCAGCGTTTAACCAAAAGGGCTATGTTCATCGAATCGAGATTATCGTTAAAATATGGCAAACCACTCTCCGCGATTTTTGAGAGAGCAAGTGACCTGAAAAGAGCTTATGAATTCTTTGCCAATCCGAAAACTAGCCTAAACAGTGTGTGCCAACCCTATCATCTTCAAACAGCAGAGCAGATTAAAGAACTCTCAATCGTATTAGCAGTAGGAGATACAACCTATCTCGATTACAAGAAAATCCGCGAAAAAAGAGCCGAATATGGACCCATTGGCAATGGTGGGAATGGACTAATTTTACATAGCACCTTAGCTGTAAATGGGGAGAATGGACAACCCATAGGATTATTAACAGAAAAACTGTGGCATCGAAATCATGAAGAAAGTAAGAGTTTAACTCAGAAACAGAAGCAGAAAAAGCAAGCGGAAGCAAGAAGACGTCCGATTGAACAAAAAGAATCTTATAAATGGATAGAAGCTCTCCAATCCGTCCAGAAACTCTTAGAAAAATCCGAACCAGAGAGTATTAGCACCAAAGTAATTCATGTATTTGACCGAGAAGGAGATATCGCGGAAGTCTTTGAACAAGTCAGTCAAACCGCAAATACAGGGTTAGTGGTAAGAGCAGCACATAATAGGGCATTATCAGAGTCAAACAGTTATTTATGGTCATGGCTCCCATCTCAATCTATCAAGATGGAAGTAGCAGTAGAATTAGCCAAAACCCCAAATCGAAAAGAGCGAACCGCTACTCTGGCAATTAGATATGCACCCATCAAACTTCGCAGTCCTGCCAGAATGAAAGAACCAGAATATTTTGAAGTTTATGGGGTTTATGCCGTAGAAATTGACCCCCCAGAAGGCTGTGAACCCGTAGAATGGATGATCTTGACCTCCGAACCCGTTACCAATGGGGAACAAGCACAAACCATTTTACGATGGTATACTTACCGTTGGCGAATTGAAGAATATCATAAAATTCTCAAGTCAGGGTGTAAAGCGGAAAGCTATCGTCTATCTGGAGATAGTATGCAAGTTTTACTGGGATTTTTAACGAATATCGCTGCACAATTGTTAAAAATGACCTATGTTCATCGAACCAAACCAGATGCACCTGCATCTTCAATTTTAAATCAGGTACAAATTGAGGTTTTAGCTGCCAAATTTGGAAAATCAGTCACCGCAGTAGATTTAACGGTAGCTTGGGCGATACAAGCTGTAGCTCGTTTGGGCGGTTACTTGAGTCATCGCCGAAAGAGTAATATTGGCATCACGGTGTTATGGCGTGGCTTTTTAGAGCTGCAATCTTTATGTGAAGGATGGCAATTACGCTCCCCTGGTTGA